Proteins from one Scleropages formosus chromosome 14, fSclFor1.1, whole genome shotgun sequence genomic window:
- the LOC108928968 gene encoding disks large homolog 3-like isoform X4, which translates to MFREYSRFESKIHDLREQMMNSSMSSGSGSLRTSEKRSLYVRALFDYDRTRDSCLPSQGLSFSYGDILHVINASDDEWWQARLVTPHGESEQIGVIPSKKRVEKKERARLKTVKFHARTGMIESNRSVKVKRKKSFSLSRKFPFYKSKENIAQESVEPEQCLTSNTSDSESSSKGQEDTILSYEPVIRQEIHYTRPVIILGPMKDRVNDDLISEFPHKFGSCVPHTTRPRRENEIDGQDYHFVASREQMEKDIQDNKFIEAGQFNENLYGTSIQSVRAVAERGKHCILDVSGNAIKRLQQAQLYPISIFIKPKSIEALMEMNKRQTYEQASKVFDKAMKLEQEFGEYFTAIVQGDSLEEIYSKIKMIIEEQSGPYIWISSPEKL; encoded by the exons ATGTTCCGCG agtACAGCCGCTTTGAGTCCAAGATCCACGACCTGCGAGAACAGATGATGAACAGCAGCATGAGCTCGGGTTCGGGCTCCCTGCGCACCAGTGAGAAGCGCTCGCTTTACGTCAG AGCTCTCTTTGACTATGACCGCACGCGGGACAGCTGCCTGCCCAGCCAGGGCCTGAGCTTCTCCTACGGGGACATCCTACACGTCATCAATGCCTCGGACGACGAGTGGTGGCAGGCGCGGCTCGTCACCCCCCACGGGGAGAGCGAGCAGATCGGGGTCATCCCCAGCAAGAAGAG GGTGGAGAAGAAAGAGCGCGCGAGGTTAAAAACGGTCAAGTTCCACGCCAGGACGGGCATGATTGAGTCCAACAGG TCGGTCAAAGTAAAGCGCAAAAAGAGCTTCAGCCTCTCGCGCAAGTTTCCCTTTTACAAGAGCAAGGAGAACATTGCGCAGGAGAGCGTGGAGCCTGAAC AATGTCTGACGTCAAACACGAGCGACAGCGAAAGCAGCTCAA AGGGACAGGAAGATACAATCCTGTCCTATGAACCAGTGATTCGACAGGAAA TTCATTACACAAGACCCGTGATCATTCTGGGACCGATGAAGGACAGGGTGAACGATGACCTCATCTCCGAGTTTCCTCACAAGTTCGGATCTTGCGTTCCGC ACACCACCAGGCCGAGGAGGGAGAATGAGATAGACGGTCAGGATTATCACTTCGTTGCTTCACGGGAACAGATGGAGAAGGACATTCAGGACAACAAGTTCATTGAAGCAGGCCAGTTCAACGAGAACCTCTACGGTACAAGCATCCAGTCTGTCAGAGCTGTGGCTGAAAGG GGAAAGCATTGCATCTTGGACGTGTCAGGGAATGCCATCAAGCGATTGCAACAAGCACAACTGTACCcaatttccattttcatcaagcCAAAATCCATCGAAGCCCTTAT GGAGATGAATAAGAGACAGACATATGAACAAGCCAGCAAAGTGTTCGACAAGGCGATGAAGCTGGAGCAGGAGTTTGGAGAGTATTTCACAG CAATTGTACAGGGTGACTCGCTAGAGGAGATCTACAGCAAAATAAAGATGATCATTGAGGAACAGTCAGGCCCTTACATCTGGATCTCCTCCCCGGAGAAGCTCTGA
- the LOC108928968 gene encoding disks large homolog 3-like isoform X5, with product MMNSSMSSGSGSLRTSEKRSLYVRALFDYDRTRDSCLPSQGLSFSYGDILHVINASDDEWWQARLVTPHGESEQIGVIPSKKRVEKKERARLKTVKFHARTGMIESNRSVKVKRKKSFSLSRKFPFYKSKENIAQESVEPEQCLTSNTSDSESSSKGQEDTILSYEPVIRQEIHYTRPVIILGPMKDRVNDDLISEFPHKFGSCVPHTTRPRRENEIDGQDYHFVASREQMEKDIQDNKFIEAGQFNENLYGTSIQSVRAVAERGKHCILDVSGNAIKRLQQAQLYPISIFIKPKSIEALMEMNKRQTYEQASKVFDKAMKLEQEFGEYFTAIVQGDSLEEIYSKIKMIIEEQSGPYIWISSPEKL from the exons ATGATGAACAGCAGCATGAGCTCGGGTTCGGGCTCCCTGCGCACCAGTGAGAAGCGCTCGCTTTACGTCAG AGCTCTCTTTGACTATGACCGCACGCGGGACAGCTGCCTGCCCAGCCAGGGCCTGAGCTTCTCCTACGGGGACATCCTACACGTCATCAATGCCTCGGACGACGAGTGGTGGCAGGCGCGGCTCGTCACCCCCCACGGGGAGAGCGAGCAGATCGGGGTCATCCCCAGCAAGAAGAG GGTGGAGAAGAAAGAGCGCGCGAGGTTAAAAACGGTCAAGTTCCACGCCAGGACGGGCATGATTGAGTCCAACAGG TCGGTCAAAGTAAAGCGCAAAAAGAGCTTCAGCCTCTCGCGCAAGTTTCCCTTTTACAAGAGCAAGGAGAACATTGCGCAGGAGAGCGTGGAGCCTGAAC AATGTCTGACGTCAAACACGAGCGACAGCGAAAGCAGCTCAA AGGGACAGGAAGATACAATCCTGTCCTATGAACCAGTGATTCGACAGGAAA TTCATTACACAAGACCCGTGATCATTCTGGGACCGATGAAGGACAGGGTGAACGATGACCTCATCTCCGAGTTTCCTCACAAGTTCGGATCTTGCGTTCCGC ACACCACCAGGCCGAGGAGGGAGAATGAGATAGACGGTCAGGATTATCACTTCGTTGCTTCACGGGAACAGATGGAGAAGGACATTCAGGACAACAAGTTCATTGAAGCAGGCCAGTTCAACGAGAACCTCTACGGTACAAGCATCCAGTCTGTCAGAGCTGTGGCTGAAAGG GGAAAGCATTGCATCTTGGACGTGTCAGGGAATGCCATCAAGCGATTGCAACAAGCACAACTGTACCcaatttccattttcatcaagcCAAAATCCATCGAAGCCCTTAT GGAGATGAATAAGAGACAGACATATGAACAAGCCAGCAAAGTGTTCGACAAGGCGATGAAGCTGGAGCAGGAGTTTGGAGAGTATTTCACAG CAATTGTACAGGGTGACTCGCTAGAGGAGATCTACAGCAAAATAAAGATGATCATTGAGGAACAGTCAGGCCCTTACATCTGGATCTCCTCCCCGGAGAAGCTCTGA